TACGGCAGCGATCACGAGGGGGAGGAAGGGGACAAGagggaggacgaggaggagatCGACTTGGAGAACATCGACACGGAAAATATTGAGAACAAGGACGACTTGGACGACCAGGACGACCTGCACTCAGATCTGAAACTCGACGGGAGGAGTGACTCTGAGATTTCTGACGGCTATGAGGATTTACAAGGGCCCGACCAGAGGTTTCTAAAGGCTGTGGGGAAAGAGGGCAAAGAcgttgagagaggaggagagcacTTCCacagccaccaccaccaccatcactcTTCTTTGGACACCAAAGCGTCCCAAGCAAACGGTGAACAGCTCAAACTGAACCCGGTGTCCGTTAGCTCACCCCCCTCAGAAAACAGCCCTGCCCCAGCCCAAAAGCCAAAGATCTGGTCTTTGGCAGAGACAGCCACGGCCCCTGACAATCCACGCAAATCGCCACAAATGAACGGCAGCAACTCCGCAGGGCCGGCCGCCCAGACCCTTATCGCCCCTCATAGACTCATCTCTTCTTGTCCCGTTGGGAAAATCCAGAACTGGACGAACCGAGCCTTCTCGGCGCATCAGCTGGCTTTACTGAACTCAAATCATTATCTGGGACTGGCAAACCAGGCCACTGCCACCGGCCTGGCCCTCTACAGCAGCAGGCAAACGGAGGACAGGAGTCATAGTTCAGAGACTTCAGTCACAGGTACATGTCCCCGACACTGAGACGCGCATGTATAGataactacaaaaaaaaaaaccaacaaagaCACTAGTCATTGCCCGTCATTCATTTCTATTACTTTCGACCTCCCTTTGCCTTCTTTGCCTCttcatggatttttttttctctctttaggCCAAACCGATGAACAGTGTTACAATGTTATAGCTTACAGAATACAGCTGTGCGTGAagtatgactgtgtgtgagtgtgtgtgtgtgtgtgtgtgtgtgtgtgtgtgtgtgtgtgtgtgtgtgtgtgtgtgtgtgtgtgtgtgtgtgtgtagctgcttTGAAAAATGTCCGAGAGGATTGAGAAAAACCTCGTGAGAAagcatttaagaaaaaaagtcaaaagttgAATTGGGTGAAAACTGTTCTTGATTTCCGTgccccttccttccttccttcctttattTGGTGTTGTTACATGATATTAAGGCCCATGTGCTTGTATTCAATGCTAAATTCATCAACCAACTCGTTTTCAACAGTAAAGTCACTGAGACCCAGGATGGGCTCTGATAAAAGGCAGTCCaatgaatgcattttttaattttcattgcCACAATTTCAGAGAGATCTAGTGCCTTGGATGCAGAGaaaaagttgttaaaaacaGCTTTCCACCCAGTTCAAAGATAGCGAGGCTGTCAATTAATGACATTTGggaattataattttttttatgccaTACcacgttttcttttttgaaCGCCATATTCACCCAAATTAGCTTTTAAtctaagatgtttttttttaatttatcctTGTGTGCGCGCTTGTGTTATTTCGTCAAGGCCTATGTTACACTTACTTGTTTGGTCATGCAAATGAGCTCAATGCAAATTCACCACAGGCTCGTTTTTGAAAGGCAATTgtcactttttatcactttgtttttttatttcttcccgaggctattattagtagattttattttttttccagatcACTAAATTTTTTTTCTGCCCCCTGTGGGTTTTAGGCCTCAGAACCAACTAGAAGCAGAAGGTTCTTTcggctctctctcctctccataACCTCTCACCCATCctctttattatttcattttaatttgaatatgGAATGTAAAATAAGAATAATACATCTCTGTATACTTACATTGTAAGCATGTCCTGTGTAAAACTgctaatgtaataatgtatgaACCTGTAGTCTgtgagtttttgttttctttttgtaagtTCTGTGAGGATttgatgttcaaatgttttgtatatAAAGTTAAGAATATGTACATACTTGTGAACCAAATTGTACAAGAAAGTCTATATTTTGGCTAATAAATGAACTGctgcaactttaaaaaaatggttGGTTTTTGGCCGAGGTATTTCGACAGCTGCTTTTTGATGGTGGCTGTTATTGTGCATTTCAGCTTGAATCGCATTGctttggtttttgtgtgtgtgttagtggaCAGCCTGAGGCACAGACTTCATTCTCCGGGGCAGTGATAAGTAAATATTCGAGAGGGATTTATCACACTTTTGTAGTGGAGGGACTTAGGGCTAATTAGCCAGTATTGCGGCatacatttgaatattaatGTTGTGGGATTATCCTTATATAGAGGCGTAGCGGTCGTATTTAAATGAATAATTCTTTCATTAATTTTCGTCTgaaattgtttggtctataaaagagactttaggaAATGAATGGCTGTTAGATGGTCGTCGGTATTTGGTAAGAGCGCTTTCAGCTGATCCTAAAGATGGATTTGGGCTTTACAGTGCAACTCCCAGATCGCATCATGCTCAATTTGTAATGCTTTTGCTCTTCACATATATCATACATTTTCCTCAACTAACGCTGCTCCTTGGTGTAATTGTAATATATGGTCGCTGTAGAACTAATAATAACATCATCTATTTTGTTTGCCCGTGATGTGATCATTTGCATGTGTGAGCCCTTATCAGAGGAAGTTTATGTAAACTTGGTGTTGGAGCTCCCTCTACAGTCACTCGCAGTCGGCCATGCTCCTGTGCGCTGACACACACATTCTGCTCATGTAGtctcagtttcttttttttttttttagcccatTCTTAATTTATCACTCAGTTGAGATGTGAAATTCGATAGTAACATTTTGCTCTTATAAATCTGTCACAATATTATACCTTTTTTCACGTGTTTCCAAGCCTCAGTGTTGTGATTTTATGATGTAGTGCATATATGTCAAAAAGAATCAGCAGACTTGTTTATAATGCGTCGAAAAggacatataaaaaaaaaaaataataatcatcacttttaatgttaattttggccctaatgtttaaaaaaaaaaaaaaaaaaaaaagaaaacaaagaggcATTTTCAGTTGCATGCAACAAACCATTTAGGCTTTAATATTAtgcaaatatttacaaaaatgcaCAATGTAGCCGAACTGGCAACATATTTCGTGGATaaaatttagctttttttttttagactcgCCAATGGCTGAAGTATTAAACAATCTTTTATGGCTGCATGCTTAAGGATTACAGTACTTCTCAATTATCTTTAAAAGCGCATTCAGTCGTTTcacttcctttaaaaaaaacaaatcaggtATGATGAgataaaaaacgttgaaaaataaaggtaaaaagggaagaaagaaaataaaacagtaaaaaaagaaatgccgTCAATATTCCTATTATTCAAATTTTGCCGagattataaaaaacatatcCAGCCTTTAAAAGACTCAGACGATACATGAAAGTCTTAGTAATGCAAATTATTATGTTTTATCCATCTTATTtatcagcagaaaaaaaaatatattcatgtCTACAAcgttcaaaaatgtattttgggaGACAAACTTTGCTTTCCTAATTTACCCTAGATACTCTAAACGAAAACCGTCAGTTTTCGTTGGTATtgtaattatttattcatttcagatttgtatttattttcatagtttacattttaaaggACTTGAGTTTATGATtgcatttatatttttgtaaaaccgcacaaacagagacagagacacccGCCTGTCACACATTCCTCGACTAGAGTTAAATGGTCAACGAGGACAATATTTGGTTACGTCTGCCATTCAGGGCAGCGAAGACTGAGGAAAAGCGCTGATTCGCTCGAACCGTATCCTCTCTAGGTTTATGATATGCTTTAAACAAACTCAGGCGAGGGAAAGACTCCGGAGTCTTTTGGAGCTCCTCTCACCATGTTGCCTTCCTGTCTAATCAATTATCTCTCCTTGAGAGCCCCAACTAACTGCGCAATGCATATCCATAAGTGACACCAGCCAGCTGATtgatgtaatatttttttttgtcttcttttttgaaCATTCTTGCACCactgcatttttttgttgttgaaggaAGTAGCTTTGAATGACCAGCATTACACTAACACTGATAATTTTTTTCACAATGAATGAGGTGTTCATGTGGAATGTTACAAGGTaagaaaaatcattaaaaaaaacaaccctgtATAAACCCTTTATACATTTATAAACATGAGTTTGATATGACTTGACGTGTATTATGAATCACTGTTCCTTCATAGATTTATGtcagctaaaataaaaaataaaattctacAAATAAAAGGTGGGCTGTTAGGGCAGCCAGCTGCATGTGAGCACACTGAACCTTATAAATAACGATGTTTATTTCCTCACTGTTCACAGGACGTTTGCTCCTGAGGGGCCCAAAACAAGCCACCTCTTGATCATGAGGATTCAATTGAAATGCTACTGAAGGGCCAGTGATCGTGT
This sequence is a window from Perca flavescens isolate YP-PL-M2 chromosome 1, PFLA_1.0, whole genome shotgun sequence. Protein-coding genes within it:
- the irx3a gene encoding iroquois-class homeodomain protein IRX-3a, with translation MSFPQLGYQYIRPIYPPERQGIASNARAGTELSPSGALSNVLSTMYGSPFAAAAQGYGAFLPYSNDISIFNQLGAQYELKDSPGVQHPGFAHHHPAFYPYGQYQFGDPSRPKNATRESTSTLKAWLSEHRKNPYPTKGEKIMLAIITKMTLTQVSTWFANARRRLKKENKMTWAPRNRTDEEGNVYGSDHEGEEGDKREDEEEIDLENIDTENIENKDDLDDQDDLHSDLKLDGRSDSEISDGYEDLQGPDQRFLKAVGKEGKDVERGGEHFHSHHHHHHSSLDTKASQANGEQLKLNPVSVSSPPSENSPAPAQKPKIWSLAETATAPDNPRKSPQMNGSNSAGPAAQTLIAPHRLISSCPVGKIQNWTNRAFSAHQLALLNSNHYLGLANQATATGLALYSSRQTEDRSHSSETSVTGTCPRH